One Salvia splendens isolate huo1 chromosome 22, SspV2, whole genome shotgun sequence DNA segment encodes these proteins:
- the LOC121785937 gene encoding photosynthetic NDH subunit of lumenal location 4, chloroplastic-like — MAAASHLTILAPKPRSPQPFRAAASCSAVTPGGFKKQIMGVAAGILAASVVASAAPLEANATRIEYFATVAEPSCELNFVRSGLGYCDVVLGSGEEVPFAQLINVHYTARFDDGIVFDSTYKRARPLTMRLGMGKVIKGLDQGILGGGGVPPMHVGGKRKLQIPPQLAYGPEPAGCFSGDCNIPANATLVYDVHFVNVYSGNRKE, encoded by the exons ATGGCGGCAGCCTCTCACCTTACCATTCTCGCGCCGAAGCCTCGCTCTCCTCAGCCATTCAGGGCCGCCGCTTCATGCTCCGCCGTCACTCCCGGCGGCTTCAAGAAGCAAATAATGGGCGTCGCCGCCGGTATTTTGGCGGCTTCGGTGGTGGCTTCCGCAGCTCCTCTTGAGGCCAACGCCACCCGGATTGAGTATTTCGCCACTGTCGCCGAGCCCTCGTGTGAGCTCAATTTTGTTCGGTCCGGCCTCGGATATTGCGACGTTGTTCTTGGCTCCGGCGAGGAGGTTCCGTTTGCTCAGCTCATCAAT GTTCACTACACAGCGAGATTTGATGACGGGATCGTGTTCGATAGCACTTACAAACGTGCTAGGCCGCTGACAATGCGCCTTGGCATGGGCAAG GTGATAAAAGGATTGGATCAAGGCATATTGGGAGGAGGAGGTGTGCCACCAATGCATGTAGGAGGCAAGAGGAAGCTCCAAATCCCTCCACAGTTAGCATATGGGCCTGAGCCAGCTGGCTGCTTCTCAGGAGACTGCAATATACCTGCAAATGCTACTCTTGTTTATGATGTCCACTTTGTTAATGTCTACTCTGGAAACAGAAAAGAGTGA
- the LOC121787116 gene encoding disease resistance protein Pik-1-like: MTKKIVIGISLCNDKCRSKALQIVVSIPGVQSAEIVRGGRERVVVVGDVDSVELTRKLRKKMGHAELMSVTDTATATATTQPTAPPQPPATAPPYYGTPHYYNLYEVREPACDTTPCSIL, from the exons atgacg AAAAAGATTGTGATTGGAATCTCACTTTGTAACGATAAATGTCGATCCAAAGCTCTCCAAATTGTTGTCAGCATACCag GAGTTCAATCGGCGGAGATTGTGCGCGGAGGCAGGGAGCGCGTGGTGGTGGTTGGCGACGTCGACTCAGTGGAGCTGACGCGGAAGCTGAGGAAAAAGATGGGTCATGCTGAGCTGATGAGTGTTACCGACACCGCCACAGCCACCGCCACCACCCAGCCGACAGCGCCGCCGCAGCCGCCGGCGACGGCGCCGCCGTATTATGGTACTCCACATTATTACAATCTCTATGAAGTGAGGGAGCCGGCGTGTGACACCACCCCTTGCTCTATTCTCTAG